The segment ACCTGCTTGCCAAGGCAGGTGGATACCGCAATTTTCAGCATTTTCGGGCGCAACAGGATGCTCGGACGAACCTCGATGTCCCGAGGCCGTTGCCTGCCGATGTCGACTACCGGCGAGTCAAGCGGCTTGTGCGCTTCTTTGATGCGCAGGGACGGCTTACCCGCTGGCCCAAAAAGTTCACCATGCGCATGTTGTGCCTCTGGGTGATGTGGTCGCGGATTGCCGCGAAAGTGCCCTTGTCAGAGCGTGAAATCAGTGACTGGCTGGATGAGCAGCATCTGTTTGGTGATTACGCGCTTTTGAGACGTGAACTTGTGGACCGTGGCCTTGTCACAAGGACAGCAGACGGCAGGGAATATCGGCGGATTGAGCGCCAGCCTTCCGCAGAAGCCATTGAGCTTTTGAAGCATCTGCGCCAATAGTCCAAGGTCTTGTCTGATTATACCGACAAGAGGGCAATGGAGAGCTGACGGGTGTCAGCCTTCCATTGCTCTTATTTTGAT is part of the Desulfovibrio ferrophilus genome and harbors:
- a CDS encoding DUF2087 domain-containing protein translates to MSKSPLPFPVDDISVFAKSLRRQLDGLERAPSHVEMLNLLAKAGGYRNFQHFRAQQDARTNLDVPRPLPADVDYRRVKRLVRFFDAQGRLTRWPKKFTMRMLCLWVMWSRIAAKVPLSEREISDWLDEQHLFGDYALLRRELVDRGLVTRTADGREYRRIERQPSAEAIELLKHLRQ